One Phocaeicola dorei genomic region harbors:
- the glgP gene encoding alpha-glucan family phosphorylase, whose amino-acid sequence MKIKVSNANTPNWKEVTVKSHIPEELKKLEEMARNIWWAWNYEATDLFRDLDPVTWKEVGQNPVALLERLSYEKLEALTQDKVIVKRMNDVYAKFKAYVDAKPDSKRPSVAYFCMEYGLTHVLKIYSGGLGILAGDYLKEASDSNVDMCGVGFLYRYGYFSQSLSMDGQQIANYESQNFGSLPIERVMDENGQPMVVDVPYLNYFVHAYVWKVNVGRVPLYLLDTDNEMNSEFDRPITYQLYGGDWENRLKQEILLGIGGVLLLKKLGIKKDVYHCNEGHAALCNVQRLCDYVESGLTFDQALEVVRSSSLYTVHTPVPAGHDYFDEGLFGKYMGGYPQRMGISWQDLMDLGRINPGDAGERFCMSTFACNTCQEVNGVSWLHGKVSQEMFSGIWKGYFPEESHVGYVTNGVHFPTWSATEWKKLYAKHFAPNFLEDQSNEKIWEAIYNVADEEIWETRMALKHKLVDHIRKQFSESWLKNQGDPSRIVSLMEKINPNALLIGFARRFATYKRAHLLFTDLERLSKIVNNPDYPVQFLFAGKAHPHDGAGQGLIKKIVEISRRPEFLGKIIFLENYDMQLARRLVSGVDIWMNTPTRPLEASGTSGEKALMNGVVNFSVLDGWWLEGYREGAGWALTEKRTYQNQDHQDQLDAATIYSILENEILPLYYARNRKGYSEGWVKTIKNSIAQVAPHYTMKRQLDDYYAKFYTKEAKRFKELVANDYAKAKELAAWKERVAELWDSIEIVSCEKTEELASGNIESGKEYIITYVIDEKGLDDAVGIELVTTFTNAEGKEHIYSVEPMEVIKKEGNLYTFQVKHSLSNSGSFKVAYRMFPKNVDLPHRQDFCYVRWFN is encoded by the coding sequence AAAAGCTGGAGGCATTAACCCAGGATAAGGTGATTGTAAAGCGCATGAACGATGTATATGCTAAATTTAAAGCTTATGTAGATGCTAAGCCGGATAGCAAACGTCCTTCTGTAGCCTATTTCTGTATGGAGTATGGTTTGACACATGTTTTGAAAATCTATTCCGGTGGTCTGGGTATTTTGGCCGGTGACTACTTGAAAGAAGCATCAGACAGTAATGTAGATATGTGCGGTGTTGGCTTCTTGTATCGTTATGGATATTTTAGCCAGAGCCTTTCAATGGATGGTCAGCAGATTGCTAACTATGAATCACAGAATTTCGGTAGCCTGCCTATTGAACGTGTAATGGATGAAAACGGACAGCCGATGGTGGTCGATGTTCCTTATTTGAACTATTTCGTTCATGCATATGTATGGAAGGTAAATGTAGGACGTGTTCCTTTGTATCTGCTGGATACTGATAATGAAATGAACAGCGAATTTGATCGCCCTATCACATATCAGTTGTATGGTGGAGACTGGGAGAACCGTTTGAAACAAGAAATCTTGCTAGGTATTGGTGGTGTGTTGCTGTTGAAGAAACTGGGCATTAAGAAAGATGTTTATCATTGTAATGAAGGACATGCTGCTTTGTGTAATGTGCAGCGTTTGTGTGATTATGTAGAAAGCGGGCTGACATTTGACCAGGCTTTGGAAGTAGTTCGTTCTTCTTCTTTATATACGGTTCATACTCCGGTTCCTGCGGGGCATGACTATTTTGATGAAGGCTTGTTTGGAAAATATATGGGTGGTTATCCACAGCGTATGGGGATTTCTTGGCAGGATTTGATGGACTTAGGTCGTATTAATCCGGGTGATGCAGGCGAACGTTTTTGTATGTCTACATTTGCTTGTAATACTTGTCAGGAAGTAAACGGTGTAAGCTGGCTGCATGGCAAGGTTTCTCAGGAGATGTTCTCTGGAATTTGGAAAGGCTATTTTCCTGAAGAAAGTCATGTAGGTTATGTGACTAATGGCGTTCACTTCCCGACATGGAGTGCTACTGAATGGAAGAAACTATATGCTAAGCATTTTGCTCCTAACTTCCTGGAAGATCAATCTAATGAGAAAATTTGGGAAGCTATTTATAATGTAGCCGATGAAGAAATTTGGGAAACCCGTATGGCTTTGAAGCACAAATTGGTTGACCATATTCGTAAGCAGTTCAGTGAAAGCTGGTTGAAGAATCAAGGTGATCCTTCACGCATTGTTTCTCTGATGGAAAAGATTAATCCAAATGCCTTGTTGATTGGTTTTGCCCGTCGTTTTGCTACTTACAAACGTGCACATCTGCTGTTTACTGATTTGGAACGTTTGTCTAAGATTGTGAATAATCCTGATTATCCGGTACAGTTCTTATTTGCAGGTAAGGCTCATCCACATGATGGTGCAGGTCAAGGGTTGATCAAGAAGATTGTGGAAATTTCCCGTCGTCCGGAGTTCTTGGGCAAAATCATCTTCTTGGAAAATTATGATATGCAGTTGGCACGTCGTTTGGTTTCAGGTGTTGATATTTGGATGAATACTCCTACCCGTCCTTTGGAAGCTTCCGGAACATCAGGCGAGAAGGCTTTAATGAATGGTGTTGTTAATTTCTCTGTGCTTGACGGTTGGTGGCTGGAAGGTTACCGTGAAGGAGCAGGATGGGCGTTAACTGAAAAACGTACTTATCAGAATCAAGATCATCAAGATCAATTGGATGCTGCAACTATTTACAGTATTTTGGAAAATGAGATTCTTCCGTTGTATTATGCACGTAACCGTAAGGGATATTCTGAGGGTTGGGTGAAGACTATCAAGAACTCTATTGCTCAAGTGGCTCCTCATTATACAATGAAACGTCAGTTAGACGATTATTATGCTAAGTTCTATACTAAAGAAGCGAAACGTTTTAAAGAATTGGTAGCCAATGATTATGCAAAGGCTAAAGAACTGGCTGCTTGGAAAGAACGAGTTGCAGAACTTTGGGATTCCATTGAAATCGTTTCATGTGAAAAGACAGAAGAGCTAGCTAGCGGTAATATTGAAAGCGGAAAAGAATATATCATTACTTATGTTATAGATGAAAAGGGATTGGATGATGCAGTAGGTATTGAACTGGTTACCACTTTCACCAATGCGGAAGGTAAGGAGCATATCTATTCTGTAGAACCAATGGAAGTAATTAAGAAAGAAGGTAACTTGTATACATTCCAGGTTAAACACAGTTTGTCTAACTCAGGTAGCTTCAAGGTGGCATACCGTATGTTCCCGAAGAATGTTGATTTGCCTCATCGTCAGGACTTCTGTTATGTTCGTTGGTTTAATTAA
- a CDS encoding ATP-binding protein produces MIGGILDLSKIESGTLKFVWSDVNINAMIYDLEKVFQLRNKNNPEVEIRFVPGMEECVIRTERLMGGRIGVEFEQGEGSTFWFTIPQKPIIHFAERREIVRAMENY; encoded by the coding sequence TTGATCGGTGGTATTCTGGATCTTTCGAAAATAGAATCGGGCACATTGAAGTTTGTATGGAGTGATGTGAATATTAATGCAATGATATACGATTTGGAGAAGGTATTTCAATTACGAAACAAAAATAATCCGGAGGTGGAGATCAGGTTTGTGCCCGGTATGGAAGAGTGCGTGATTCGTACCGAGCGACTTATGGGGGGGCGGATCGGTGTTGAATTCGAGCAGGGAGAAGGTTCCACTTTTTGGTTTACAATTCCTCAAAAGCCCATCATTCACTTTGCTGAAAGAAGAGAAATAGTACGCGCAATGGAAAATTATTAG
- the potA gene encoding polyamine ABC transporter ATP-binding protein, with protein MSMQQSNYIIEVKGVSKFFGDKMVLDNINLYVKKGEFVTVLGPSGCGKTTLLRLIAGFQTASEGEIKIAGKEITQTPPHKRPVNTVFQKYALFPHLNVFDNIAFGLKLKKIPKQTIEKKVKAALRMVGMTDYEYRDVNSLSGGQQQRVAIARAIVNEPEVLLLDEPLAALDLKMRKDMQMELKEMHKTLGITFVYVTHDQEEALTLSDTIVVMSEGKIQQIGTPVDIYNEPINSFVADFIGESNILNGTMIQDKLVRFAGVEFECVDEGFGENMPVDVVVRPEDWYIFPDSDASQISGIVTSSIFKGVHYEMVVEANGYEFIVQDYHHFAVGEQVGLLIKPFDIHIMKKERVCNTFEGELADGTHVEFLGCTFECLPVADIEPGAKVKVQVDFKDIILQDNEEDGTLTGDVRFILYKGDHYHLTVSSDWGEDIFVDTNDVWDNGDHVGISILPESIKVTQVVES; from the coding sequence ATGAGTATGCAACAATCTAATTATATAATTGAGGTAAAAGGTGTTTCCAAGTTTTTTGGTGATAAAATGGTCTTGGATAACATTAATTTATATGTAAAAAAAGGTGAGTTTGTAACCGTGTTGGGTCCCTCCGGTTGCGGAAAGACTACTCTTTTACGTTTGATTGCCGGTTTCCAGACTGCTTCGGAAGGCGAGATAAAGATAGCTGGAAAAGAGATCACGCAGACACCTCCGCATAAGCGCCCGGTAAATACCGTGTTTCAGAAGTATGCTTTGTTTCCTCATTTGAATGTGTTCGATAATATTGCCTTCGGATTGAAATTGAAAAAGATTCCCAAGCAGACTATCGAGAAGAAAGTAAAGGCAGCTCTTCGTATGGTAGGAATGACAGACTATGAGTATCGGGATGTGAATTCTTTGTCAGGCGGGCAGCAACAGCGTGTAGCCATAGCCCGTGCTATCGTCAATGAGCCGGAGGTGTTGTTGCTGGATGAGCCTTTGGCTGCTTTGGACTTGAAAATGCGTAAAGATATGCAGATGGAATTAAAAGAGATGCATAAGACATTGGGCATCACCTTTGTTTATGTGACGCATGACCAAGAGGAAGCTTTGACATTGAGCGACACAATTGTTGTAATGAGTGAAGGAAAAATACAGCAGATCGGAACACCGGTGGATATTTATAACGAACCCATCAATTCGTTTGTAGCCGATTTTATAGGTGAGAGCAATATTTTGAACGGAACAATGATACAGGACAAGCTTGTGCGTTTTGCAGGAGTGGAGTTTGAATGTGTGGATGAAGGTTTCGGTGAAAATATGCCGGTAGATGTTGTGGTACGTCCTGAAGATTGGTATATTTTTCCAGATTCGGATGCTTCACAGATTTCCGGTATCGTAACCTCATCCATCTTTAAAGGTGTGCATTATGAAATGGTGGTCGAGGCCAATGGTTATGAATTTATTGTACAGGATTATCATCATTTTGCTGTGGGTGAGCAGGTAGGTTTGTTGATAAAACCTTTTGATATCCATATTATGAAAAAAGAACGTGTATGCAATACGTTTGAAGGAGAACTGGCAGACGGAACGCATGTGGAATTTCTGGGATGTACGTTTGAGTGTCTGCCAGTGGCTGACATTGAGCCGGGGGCCAAAGTGAAAGTACAGGTAGATTTCAAGGATATCATTTTGCAGGATAATGAAGAGGATGGAACTTTAACCGGGGATGTACGTTTTATCCTATATAAGGGAGACCATTATCACCTCACCGTGTCATCGGACTGGGGAGAGGATATTTTTGTTGATACCAATGATGTATGGGATAATGGTGATCATGTAGGTATCAGCATCCTTCCCGAAAGTATAAAAGTAACTCAGGTTGTAGAATCATAA
- a CDS encoding ABC transporter permease, which yields MVKKILCQGYLWLLLLLLYAPIFIIMIYSFTEAKVLGNWTGFSTKLYSSLFVAGTHHSLTNALVNTLSIALIAATVSTLLGSITAIGIFNLRTRARKAISFVNNIPILNGDIIIGISLFLLFVSLGIPQGYTTVVLAHITFCTPYVVLSVLPRLKQMNPNIYEAALDLGATPMQALRKVIVPEILPGMISGFMLAVTLSIDDFAVTVFTIGNEGLETLSTYIYADARKGGLTPELRPLSTIIFVLVLVLLVIINRHASKKKEV from the coding sequence ATGGTAAAGAAAATTTTGTGTCAGGGATATTTGTGGCTGCTTCTGCTATTGCTTTATGCACCTATTTTTATCATTATGATCTATTCGTTTACCGAAGCAAAGGTGCTGGGCAACTGGACTGGGTTTTCCACCAAACTCTATTCATCCCTGTTTGTTGCGGGTACACATCATTCATTGACAAATGCCTTGGTCAACACCCTGAGCATTGCCTTGATTGCAGCTACCGTATCTACTTTGCTGGGCAGTATTACGGCAATCGGTATATTCAATCTTCGTACCCGTGCTCGTAAAGCAATCAGTTTTGTCAATAACATTCCTATCTTGAATGGAGATATTATTATTGGTATATCTTTATTCTTGCTGTTCGTATCTTTGGGTATTCCACAAGGATATACCACTGTGGTTCTTGCACATATCACATTCTGTACTCCATATGTGGTGTTAAGTGTGTTGCCGCGTTTGAAACAGATGAATCCGAATATTTATGAGGCGGCGCTTGATTTGGGGGCTACCCCTATGCAGGCACTCCGCAAGGTGATTGTTCCTGAGATTCTTCCGGGAATGATTTCTGGTTTTATGCTGGCGGTGACTTTGTCCATTGACGATTTTGCCGTGACTGTATTTACTATTGGTAACGAAGGGCTTGAAACTCTTTCCACCTATATTTATGCGGATGCACGAAAAGGAGGGCTGACTCCTGAACTTCGTCCGCTTTCTACCATTATATTCGTATTGGTGCTGGTATTGTTGGTTATCATCAATCGCCATGCAAGCAAGAAAAAGGAGGTATAA
- a CDS encoding PAS domain-containing protein — MVISGRYLLLENKYYVILTVHDISKERVLKSSLQHSNEKFLCFFDNVTVGCAICDKDGKLVEVNDTYVRYMGTTSKNEAVNQLNIYTNPCINPKFKEIMKAGVPVSEEVKYDYEKINKYYVRSCHKDVHYFRFIVNYMWNAGGEVENILIIWVENTLIHKALRQNNMFREIITYASSISKIGFCSLNLSKSEQLVTPEYLKNLGIKEEIDMPGFFLIWNMPILMTGNFSLNI, encoded by the coding sequence ATGGTTATTTCCGGGCGCTATTTATTGCTGGAAAATAAATATTATGTTATTTTAACAGTGCATGATATCAGTAAGGAGCGTGTGTTGAAGTCATCTTTGCAACATAGTAATGAGAAATTTCTTTGTTTTTTTGATAATGTGACCGTTGGGTGTGCTATTTGCGACAAAGATGGCAAGTTGGTGGAAGTGAATGATACTTATGTGAGATATATGGGTACCACCTCTAAAAACGAGGCTGTGAATCAGCTTAATATTTATACCAATCCATGTATAAACCCAAAATTTAAAGAGATAATGAAAGCGGGTGTTCCCGTATCGGAGGAAGTGAAGTATGATTATGAAAAAATAAATAAGTATTATGTAAGGAGCTGTCATAAGGATGTGCACTATTTTCGTTTTATTGTGAATTACATGTGGAATGCCGGAGGAGAAGTGGAGAATATTTTAATTATTTGGGTAGAGAATACGCTTATTCATAAAGCACTCCGTCAGAATAATATGTTCCGTGAGATAATTACTTATGCTTCTTCTATTTCCAAGATAGGCTTTTGCTCTCTTAATTTGTCCAAGAGCGAGCAATTGGTGACACCGGAGTATTTAAAGAATTTGGGGATAAAGGAAGAAATAGACATGCCCGGATTTTTTCTAATTTGGAACATGCCCATCCTGATGACCGGAAATTTTTCCTTGAATATATAG
- a CDS encoding TlpA disulfide reductase family protein, whose translation MKKLVYLLAAGSMAFVACQNSPSYKVTGSVEDITDGDTIYLQEYAGGDLVKLDSAIVKSGTFVFTGKQDTAVNRYITYMKGNKRYFTDLFLENGNINVTLGKESKVSGTPNNDAYQKFKDGFMALSKEMNEMYQKAQSDTSLTEEQVEAIMAEIEKKDSVGMDMVYQTIEANITNPVGVYLLPSYAGAFELDKQKALVEKIPAALVNERINKLKAHIETSEKTAVGQKYIDFSMQTPEGETVSLSDFVSKNKYTLIDFWASWCGPCRKEMPNVVEAYKAFKDKGFGIVGVSLDENADKWKEAITALNITWPQMSDLQGWNNAGAKLYGVNSIPATVLVDQEGTIVARNLRGDAIKSKLNELLK comes from the coding sequence ATGAAAAAATTAGTTTATTTATTGGCTGCAGGAAGCATGGCTTTCGTTGCATGTCAGAATTCGCCTTCCTATAAGGTTACAGGTTCAGTAGAAGACATCACTGATGGCGACACAATCTATTTACAGGAATACGCAGGAGGGGATCTTGTAAAACTCGATTCCGCTATTGTCAAAAGCGGAACTTTCGTATTCACCGGAAAACAAGATACGGCTGTAAACCGCTACATCACTTATATGAAAGGAAACAAGCGTTACTTTACTGATCTTTTTCTTGAAAATGGGAATATTAATGTAACCTTAGGTAAGGAAAGCAAAGTTTCAGGTACTCCTAATAATGACGCTTACCAAAAATTCAAAGATGGTTTCATGGCTTTAAGCAAGGAAATGAATGAAATGTACCAAAAGGCTCAAAGCGACACTAGCTTGACAGAAGAGCAGGTAGAAGCTATCATGGCTGAGATTGAAAAGAAAGACAGTGTAGGCATGGATATGGTTTATCAAACAATTGAAGCCAATATCACCAATCCGGTCGGTGTATATCTGCTTCCTTCCTATGCAGGCGCATTCGAACTTGACAAACAAAAAGCGTTGGTAGAGAAAATTCCTGCCGCATTAGTTAATGAACGTATCAACAAGTTGAAAGCCCACATTGAAACTTCAGAGAAAACGGCTGTAGGTCAGAAATACATTGATTTCTCTATGCAGACTCCTGAAGGTGAAACTGTAAGCCTGTCTGATTTCGTCAGCAAAAATAAATATACTTTGATTGACTTTTGGGCTAGCTGGTGCGGACCTTGCCGTAAAGAAATGCCTAATGTTGTAGAAGCATACAAGGCTTTCAAAGATAAAGGCTTCGGGATTGTAGGTGTTTCTTTGGACGAAAATGCAGACAAGTGGAAAGAGGCTATCACTGCCCTAAATATTACATGGCCACAAATGTCTGACTTACAAGGTTGGAACAATGCAGGTGCAAAACTTTATGGCGTCAATTCAATTCCTGCTACTGTATTGGTTGATCAGGAGGGTACCATTGTAGCACGTAATCTCCGCGGCGATGCCATCAAGTCCAAGCTGAACGAACTGTTGAAATAA
- a CDS encoding ABC transporter permease has translation MLRTIRFFLSSRKSWTIPYVIFSAVFVILPLLLIVVYAFMDDAGYFTLGNFAKFFAHPEAINTFVYSIGVAIITTVVCILLGYPAAYILTQTRMKYASTVVVLFILPMWVNILIRTLATVALFDFMNVPLGEGALIFGMVYNFLPFMIYPIYNTLQKLDKSYVEAAQDLGANPMQVFFKAVLPLSMPGIVSGILMVFMPTISTFAIAELLTMNNIKLFGTTIQENINNSMWNYGAALSLIMLFLIGATTLLASDDKDHNEGGGLW, from the coding sequence GTGCTCAGAACGATACGATTTTTCTTGTCTTCACGTAAAAGCTGGACTATTCCTTACGTGATATTTTCGGCGGTATTTGTTATTCTTCCGCTACTTTTAATAGTGGTTTATGCATTTATGGATGATGCGGGTTATTTCACTTTGGGAAATTTTGCCAAATTCTTCGCTCATCCCGAGGCAATCAACACATTTGTTTATTCTATTGGCGTGGCCATTATCACAACAGTGGTATGTATCTTATTGGGATATCCTGCTGCCTATATTCTGACACAGACGCGGATGAAATATGCATCGACGGTGGTGGTATTGTTTATTCTGCCCATGTGGGTGAATATTTTAATACGTACACTGGCTACGGTAGCATTGTTCGACTTTATGAACGTACCTTTAGGAGAGGGGGCTTTGATATTCGGTATGGTATATAATTTTCTGCCTTTTATGATTTATCCTATTTACAACACTTTGCAGAAATTGGATAAAAGTTATGTGGAAGCGGCACAAGATTTGGGCGCCAATCCTATGCAAGTGTTTTTCAAGGCTGTGCTACCCCTGTCCATGCCGGGTATTGTGAGTGGTATATTAATGGTGTTCATGCCTACTATCTCCACATTTGCCATTGCCGAATTATTGACAATGAATAATATTAAACTGTTTGGTACTACTATCCAGGAAAATATTAATAATAGTATGTGGAATTATGGGGCGGCCTTGTCGTTGATTATGCTGTTCCTTATTGGTGCGACAACCTTGCTCGCTTCAGATGATAAGGATCATAACGAAGGAGGTGGGCTATGGTAA
- a CDS encoding histidine kinase dimerization/phospho-acceptor domain-containing protein: protein MTDGEYRWVKQYLIQQVFDLENRNIVLAGVNVDIDVQKRTEEALRIAKESAESSDRLKSAFLTNMSHEIRTPLNAIVGFSNLLINADNKDDFDSFK from the coding sequence ATGACAGATGGAGAATATCGTTGGGTGAAGCAATATTTAATTCAGCAAGTTTTTGATCTGGAGAACAGAAATATTGTTCTGGCAGGAGTGAATGTGGACATTGACGTACAAAAACGGACGGAAGAAGCTTTGCGCATCGCTAAAGAAAGTGCAGAAAGTTCCGATCGGTTGAAGTCTGCTTTTCTTACGAACATGAGTCATGAGATACGTACTCCTTTGAATGCGATAGTCGGTTTCTCTAATTTGCTGATAAATGCTGACAATAAGGATGATTTTGATAGCTTTAAGTAG